Proteins encoded in a region of the Enterococcus gilvus ATCC BAA-350 genome:
- the tuf gene encoding elongation factor Tu yields the protein MAKEKFDRSKPHVNIGTIGHVDHGKTTLTAAITTVLAKQGGAQAMDYAQIDGAPEERERGITINTAHVEYETENRHYAHVDCPGHADYVKNMITGAAQMDGAILVVSAADGPMPQTREHILLSRNVGVPYIVVFLNKMDMVDDEELLELVEMEVRDLLTEYDFPGDDTPVIAGSALKALEGDASYEEKILELMAAVDEYIPTPVRDTDKPFMMPVEDVFSITGRGTVATGRVERGQVRVGDEVEIVGIAEATAKTTVTGVEMFRKLLDYAEAGDNIGALLRGVAREDIQRGQVLAKPASITPHTKFSAEVYVLTKEEGGRHTPFFTNYRPQFYFRTTDVTGVVDLPEGTEMVMPGDNVTMEVELIHPIAIEDGTRFSIREGGRTVGSGVVTTIKA from the coding sequence ATGGCTAAAGAAAAATTTGACCGTTCAAAACCCCATGTTAACATTGGTACTATCGGACACGTTGACCATGGTAAAACTACTTTAACTGCTGCAATTACAACTGTACTTGCTAAACAAGGCGGAGCACAAGCTATGGACTACGCGCAAATCGACGGAGCTCCTGAAGAACGCGAACGTGGTATTACTATCAACACTGCTCACGTTGAGTACGAAACTGAAAACCGTCACTATGCTCACGTTGACTGCCCAGGACACGCGGACTACGTTAAAAACATGATCACTGGTGCTGCACAAATGGACGGAGCTATCTTAGTAGTTTCTGCTGCTGATGGCCCTATGCCTCAAACTCGTGAACACATCTTGTTATCTCGTAACGTTGGTGTTCCTTACATCGTTGTATTCTTAAACAAAATGGATATGGTTGACGATGAAGAATTACTTGAATTAGTTGAAATGGAAGTTCGTGACCTATTAACAGAATACGACTTCCCAGGCGACGACACTCCAGTTATCGCAGGTTCAGCTTTGAAAGCTTTAGAAGGCGACGCTTCATACGAAGAAAAAATCTTAGAATTAATGGCTGCTGTTGACGAATACATCCCAACACCAGTTCGTGATACTGACAAACCATTCATGATGCCAGTCGAAGACGTATTCTCAATCACTGGTCGTGGTACTGTTGCAACTGGTCGTGTTGAACGTGGACAAGTTCGCGTTGGTGACGAAGTTGAAATCGTAGGTATCGCTGAAGCAACTGCTAAAACAACTGTTACAGGTGTTGAAATGTTCCGTAAATTGTTAGATTACGCTGAAGCTGGCGATAACATTGGTGCATTATTACGTGGTGTTGCACGTGAAGACATCCAACGTGGACAAGTATTGGCTAAACCAGCTTCAATCACTCCACATACAAAATTCTCTGCAGAAGTTTACGTTTTAACTAAAGAAGAAGGCGGACGTCACACTCCATTCTTCACTAACTACCGTCCTCAGTTCTACTTCCGTACAACTGACGTAACTGGTGTAGTTGATCTACCAGAAGGTACTGAAATGGTAATGCCTGGTGATAACGTAACTATGGAAGTTGAATTAATCCACCCAATCGCGATCGAAGACGGAACTCGTTTCTCTATTCGTGAAGGCGGACGTACTGTTGGTTCAGGCGTTGTAACTACAATCAAAGCTTAA
- the rplB gene encoding 50S ribosomal protein L2: protein MAIKKYKPTSNGRRNMTSSDFAEITTSVPEKTLLQPLKNNAGRNNNGRITVRHQGGGHKRQYRVIDFKRNKDNVVATVQTIEYDPNRSANIALVHYTDGVKAYILAPKGLEVGMKLVSGPDADIKIGNTLPLENIPVGTVVHNIEMKPGKGGQLIRSAGTSAQVLGKEGKYVLVRLNSGEVRMILATCRATIGSVGNEQHELINIGKAGRSRWMRKRPTVRGSVMNPNDHPHGGGEGKAPVGRKAPVSPWGQPALGYKTRNKKAASDKLIVRRKTK, encoded by the coding sequence GTGGCGATTAAAAAGTACAAACCTACCTCAAATGGTCGTCGTAATATGACAAGTTCTGATTTCGCTGAAATCACTACTTCAGTGCCTGAAAAGACACTTTTACAACCATTGAAAAACAACGCCGGTCGTAACAACAACGGTCGCATCACTGTACGCCATCAAGGTGGCGGACATAAACGTCAATACCGTGTTATCGATTTCAAACGTAACAAAGATAACGTGGTTGCTACAGTACAAACGATCGAATACGATCCAAACCGCTCAGCAAACATTGCATTAGTTCACTATACAGACGGAGTAAAAGCTTACATCTTAGCACCTAAAGGCTTAGAAGTTGGCATGAAACTTGTTTCTGGACCAGATGCAGATATCAAAATTGGGAACACTCTTCCATTGGAAAACATTCCAGTTGGTACTGTTGTTCACAACATCGAAATGAAACCTGGTAAAGGCGGACAATTGATCCGTTCAGCCGGTACAAGTGCTCAAGTACTTGGTAAAGAAGGAAAATACGTATTAGTACGTTTGAATTCTGGCGAAGTTCGTATGATCTTAGCTACTTGCCGTGCAACTATTGGTTCTGTTGGTAACGAACAACACGAATTGATCAACATTGGTAAAGCTGGACGTTCTCGTTGGATGCGCAAACGCCCAACTGTACGTGGTAGCGTAATGAACCCTAACGATCACCCACACGGTGGTGGTGAAGGTAAAGCTCCAGTCGGACGTAAAGCGCCAGTATCTCCATGGGGACAACCTGCATTGGGTTACAAAACGCGTAATAAGAAAGCTGCATCAGACAAGCTTATCGTACGTCGTAAGACTAAATAA
- the rpiA gene encoding ribose-5-phosphate isomerase RpiA: protein MNLKELVGVEAAKFVKDGMVVGLGTGSTAYYLVKELGRRVNEEGLKITGVVTSSKTEEQAKELGIPLKAIDDVESVDITIDGADEISDDFQGIKGGGAALLFEKVVATYSKDCIWIVDESKMVPKLGAFPLPVEVVPFGSRNVFRLFESKGYNPTWRMNAENERLITDGGHYIIDLHLEVIEDPHALASELDTCVGVVEHGLFIDMISRVIVGTPEGPKILEVPSK, encoded by the coding sequence ATGAATCTAAAAGAGTTAGTTGGAGTCGAGGCAGCAAAATTTGTCAAAGACGGAATGGTCGTTGGATTAGGCACTGGATCGACTGCCTATTATTTAGTAAAAGAATTGGGTCGCAGAGTGAACGAAGAAGGCTTGAAGATCACGGGTGTTGTGACGTCTTCAAAAACAGAAGAGCAGGCGAAGGAATTAGGTATTCCCTTAAAAGCAATTGACGATGTAGAATCCGTTGATATTACTATTGATGGCGCGGATGAAATCAGTGATGACTTCCAAGGAATCAAAGGTGGCGGTGCCGCCCTGCTTTTCGAGAAAGTAGTCGCAACTTACTCAAAGGATTGTATCTGGATCGTTGATGAAAGTAAGATGGTTCCTAAGCTGGGGGCATTCCCTCTTCCTGTAGAAGTCGTCCCTTTTGGAAGTCGCAACGTTTTCCGTTTGTTTGAATCCAAGGGATACAATCCTACATGGCGTATGAATGCCGAAAACGAACGATTGATAACGGACGGCGGACACTACATCATCGACCTTCACTTAGAAGTGATCGAAGACCCGCACGCGCTCGCATCTGAGTTGGACACGTGTGTCGGTGTTGTTGAACACGGTTTGTTCATTGATATGATTTCACGAGTAATCGTCGGTACACCAGAAGGACCCAAAATTTTAGAGGTTCCTTCAAAGTAA
- the rpsG gene encoding 30S ribosomal protein S7, producing MTRKGTIAKRDVLPDPMYNSKLVTRLINRVMVDGKRGTASNIVYNAFSTIKESTGNDPLEVFEQAMENIMPVLEVKARRVGGSNYQVPVEVRPERRTTLGLRWVVNYARLRGEHTMEERLAKEIMDAANNTGASVKKREDTHKMAEANRAFAHYRW from the coding sequence ATGACTCGTAAAGGAACTATCGCAAAACGTGACGTTTTGCCTGATCCTATGTATAACTCTAAGCTAGTAACTCGTTTGATCAACCGTGTAATGGTTGACGGAAAACGTGGAACTGCTTCAAATATTGTATACAACGCTTTTAGCACTATTAAAGAATCAACAGGAAATGACCCATTGGAAGTTTTCGAACAAGCAATGGAAAACATCATGCCTGTATTAGAAGTTAAAGCTCGCCGTGTTGGGGGTTCTAACTATCAAGTACCCGTTGAAGTACGTCCAGAACGTCGTACTACTTTAGGTCTTCGTTGGGTTGTAAACTACGCTCGTTTGCGTGGGGAACACACAATGGAAGAACGCTTAGCGAAAGAAATCATGGATGCTGCTAACAACACTGGCGCTTCTGTGAAAAAACGCGAAGATACACACAAAATGGCGGAAGCCAACCGTGCATTTGCTCATTATCGTTGGTAA
- the rpsL gene encoding 30S ribosomal protein S12, with protein sequence MPTINQLVRKPRKSKVEKSNSPALNKGYNSFKKAQTNVNSPQKRGVCTRVGTMTPKKPNSALRKYARVRLSNLIEVTAYIPGIGHNLQEHSVVLLRGGRVKDLPGVRYHIVRGALDTAGVNDRKQSRSKYGTKKPKA encoded by the coding sequence ATGCCTACAATTAATCAATTAGTACGTAAACCTCGTAAATCAAAGGTGGAAAAATCAAATTCACCAGCATTGAACAAAGGATATAACAGCTTTAAAAAAGCTCAAACAAACGTGAACTCACCACAAAAACGTGGAGTTTGTACACGTGTGGGGACTATGACACCTAAGAAACCCAACTCAGCATTGCGTAAATATGCTCGTGTTCGTTTGTCAAACTTGATCGAAGTAACAGCTTATATTCCAGGTATCGGCCATAACCTACAAGAACACAGTGTTGTTCTATTACGTGGTGGTCGTGTAAAAGACTTACCAGGGGTACGTTACCATATCGTTCGTGGCGCACTAGATACTGCCGGTGTTAACGATCGTAAACAAAGCCGTTCTAAATACGGTACTAAAAAACCTAAAGCTTAA
- the fusA gene encoding elongation factor G — translation MAREFSLENTRNIGIMAHVDAGKTTATERILYYTGKIHKIGETHEGASQMDWMEQEQERGITITSAATTAQWKGHRVNIIDTPGHVDFTIEVQRSLRVLDGAVTVLDSQSGVEPQTETVWRQATEYQVPRIVFCNKMDKIGADFLYSVSTLHDRLQANAHPIQLPIGAEDDFTGIIDLVKMKAEIYTNDLGTEIQETEIPEEYKELAEEWREKLVEAVADTDEDLMMKFLEGEEITDEELKAGIRNATLSVDFYPVLCGSAFKNKGVQLMLDAVIDYLPAPTDVKAIQGFNPKTDEETERPADDSAPFSSLAFKVMTDPFVGRLTFFRVYSGVLNSGSYVLNASKGKRERIGRILQMHANTRKEIDTVYSGDIAAAVGLKDTTTGDTLCAEDAPVILESIEFPDPVIEVAVEPKSKADQDKMGVALQKLAEEDPSFRVETNVETGETVIAGMGELHLDVLVDRMRREFKVDANVGAPQVSYRETFRAATNAEGKFVRQSGGKGQYGHVWIEFTPNEEGAGFEFENAIVGGVVPREYIPAVEKGLEDAMANGVLAGYPLVDIKAKLYDGSYHDVDSNETAFRVAASMALRAAAKKASPSILEPMMKVTITVPEDYLGDVMGHVTARRGRVEGMEAHGNAQIVNAIVPLAEMFGYATTLRSSTQGRGTFMMVFDHYEDVPKSVQEEIIKKNGGKAD, via the coding sequence ATGGCAAGAGAATTTTCTCTAGAAAACACTCGTAATATCGGTATCATGGCCCACGTTGATGCAGGTAAAACTACAGCAACAGAGCGTATCTTGTATTACACTGGTAAAATCCATAAAATCGGCGAAACGCACGAAGGCGCTTCTCAAATGGACTGGATGGAACAAGAACAAGAACGTGGTATCACGATCACTTCTGCTGCTACTACAGCACAATGGAAGGGTCACCGCGTAAACATTATCGATACTCCAGGACACGTGGACTTCACAATCGAAGTACAACGTTCATTACGTGTTCTTGATGGCGCAGTAACTGTATTGGACTCACAATCAGGTGTAGAACCACAAACAGAAACTGTTTGGCGTCAAGCGACAGAATATCAAGTACCTCGTATTGTATTCTGTAATAAAATGGACAAAATTGGTGCGGACTTCCTTTACTCAGTAAGCACTTTACACGATCGTTTACAAGCGAATGCTCATCCAATCCAATTACCAATTGGTGCTGAAGATGACTTCACTGGTATCATCGACTTAGTTAAAATGAAAGCTGAAATCTACACAAACGACTTAGGAACTGAAATCCAAGAGACTGAAATTCCTGAAGAGTATAAAGAATTAGCTGAAGAATGGCGTGAAAAATTAGTAGAAGCTGTTGCTGATACTGACGAAGACCTAATGATGAAATTCTTAGAAGGTGAAGAAATCACCGACGAAGAATTAAAAGCAGGAATTCGTAACGCTACTCTATCTGTAGACTTCTACCCAGTTCTTTGTGGATCAGCCTTCAAAAACAAAGGTGTTCAATTGATGTTGGATGCAGTCATCGACTATCTTCCAGCGCCAACTGACGTTAAAGCGATCCAAGGGTTCAACCCTAAAACAGACGAAGAAACAGAACGTCCAGCTGATGACTCTGCACCATTCTCATCACTAGCGTTCAAAGTTATGACTGACCCATTCGTAGGTCGTTTAACATTCTTCCGTGTTTATTCAGGCGTTTTAAACTCTGGTTCATATGTATTGAATGCATCTAAAGGCAAACGTGAACGTATCGGACGTATTCTGCAAATGCACGCGAATACACGTAAAGAAATCGATACTGTTTACTCAGGAGATATCGCTGCCGCTGTTGGATTGAAAGATACAACAACTGGAGATACTCTTTGTGCTGAAGATGCACCGGTTATCTTAGAATCAATCGAATTCCCTGATCCAGTTATCGAAGTTGCTGTTGAACCTAAATCAAAAGCTGACCAAGATAAAATGGGTGTCGCATTACAAAAACTTGCTGAAGAAGATCCTTCATTCCGCGTTGAAACAAACGTTGAAACTGGCGAAACTGTTATCGCTGGTATGGGTGAACTTCACTTGGACGTTTTAGTCGACCGTATGCGTCGCGAATTTAAAGTGGATGCTAACGTAGGTGCGCCTCAAGTATCTTATCGTGAAACATTCCGTGCTGCTACCAATGCAGAAGGTAAATTCGTACGTCAGTCTGGTGGTAAAGGTCAATACGGTCACGTATGGATCGAATTTACGCCAAACGAAGAAGGTGCCGGCTTCGAATTCGAAAACGCAATCGTTGGTGGTGTGGTTCCTCGTGAATACATTCCAGCAGTTGAAAAAGGATTAGAAGACGCAATGGCAAACGGTGTATTAGCTGGCTATCCATTGGTTGATATCAAAGCGAAGCTTTATGATGGTTCATACCATGATGTCGATTCAAATGAAACAGCCTTCCGTGTAGCTGCCTCTATGGCTCTACGTGCGGCTGCGAAGAAAGCTAGCCCATCGATCCTTGAACCAATGATGAAAGTTACAATCACAGTTCCAGAAGATTACTTAGGTGATGTTATGGGTCATGTAACTGCTCGTCGTGGACGTGTTGAAGGAATGGAAGCACATGGTAACGCGCAAATCGTTAACGCAATTGTGCCGTTAGCTGAAATGTTTGGTTACGCTACAACGCTTCGTTCTTCTACTCAAGGACGCGGAACATTCATGATGGTCTTTGACCACTATGAAGATGTACCTAAATCAGTTCAAGAAGAAATTATTAAGAAAAATGGCGGTAAAGCCGACTAA
- the rplC gene encoding 50S ribosomal protein L3, whose protein sequence is MTKGILGKKVGMTQIFTESGELIPVTVIEATPNVVLQVKTMENDGYEAVQLGYQDMREVLSNKPAKGHVAKANTAPKRFIREFKDVELGDYEVGKEVKVDTFQAGDIIDVTGTTKGKGFQGVIKRHGQSRGPMAHGSRYHRRPGSMGPVAPNRVFKNKKLAGRMGGDRVTIQNLEVVRVDADRNVILVKGNVPGAKKSLITIKSAVKAK, encoded by the coding sequence ATGACCAAAGGAATCTTAGGGAAAAAAGTGGGAATGACTCAAATCTTCACAGAATCTGGTGAACTTATTCCAGTAACTGTTATCGAAGCTACTCCAAACGTTGTTTTACAAGTGAAAACAATGGAAAACGATGGCTACGAAGCTGTTCAATTAGGTTACCAAGATATGCGTGAAGTTTTGTCTAACAAACCTGCGAAAGGTCATGTTGCAAAAGCAAACACGGCTCCTAAGCGCTTCATTCGAGAATTCAAAGATGTTGAGCTAGGAGACTATGAAGTAGGTAAAGAAGTGAAAGTTGATACTTTCCAAGCTGGAGACATCATTGATGTTACCGGAACGACTAAAGGTAAAGGATTCCAAGGCGTTATCAAACGTCACGGACAAAGCCGCGGCCCAATGGCCCACGGTTCTCGTTACCACCGTCGTCCTGGATCTATGGGTCCTGTTGCACCGAACCGCGTATTTAAAAATAAAAAACTTGCTGGTCGCATGGGCGGCGATCGCGTAACAATTCAAAACCTTGAAGTTGTTCGTGTAGACGCTGACCGCAACGTTATCTTAGTTAAGGGAAATGTTCCTGGCGCTAAAAAATCATTAATCACTATCAAATCAGCTGTGAAAGCTAAATAA
- the rpsC gene encoding 30S ribosomal protein S3 — protein MGQKVNPIGMRVGIIREWDAKWYAEKEYAEFLHEDLRIRKFIATKLADAAVSTVEIERAANRVNISIHTAKPGMVIGKGGSEVESLRKELNKLTGKRVHINIVEIKKPDLDAKLVGEGIARQLENRVAFRRAQKQAIQRTMRSGAKGIKTQVSGRLNGADIARSEGYSEGTVPLHTLRADIDYAWEEANTTYGKLGVKVWIYRGEILPTKKNTKKGGK, from the coding sequence GTGGGTCAAAAAGTAAATCCTATTGGAATGCGTGTAGGCATCATCCGTGAGTGGGATGCTAAATGGTATGCCGAAAAAGAGTATGCTGAATTTCTACACGAAGATTTGAGAATCCGTAAGTTCATCGCAACGAAACTTGCTGATGCCGCTGTGTCAACTGTTGAAATCGAACGCGCTGCAAACCGTGTGAATATTTCAATCCACACAGCCAAACCTGGTATGGTTATCGGTAAAGGCGGATCTGAAGTCGAAAGCCTAAGAAAAGAATTGAATAAATTAACTGGTAAACGAGTTCACATCAACATCGTTGAAATCAAAAAACCAGATTTAGATGCTAAATTAGTCGGCGAAGGAATCGCGCGTCAATTAGAAAACCGCGTTGCTTTCCGTCGTGCACAAAAACAAGCGATCCAACGCACTATGCGTTCTGGCGCTAAAGGAATCAAAACTCAAGTATCTGGTCGTTTGAATGGTGCGGATATCGCTCGTTCAGAAGGATACTCTGAAGGAACTGTTCCTCTTCATACATTGCGTGCCGACATCGACTACGCTTGGGAAGAAGCGAATACAACATACGGAAAACTAGGAGTTAAAGTGTGGATTTATCGTGGAGAAATTCTTCCTACAAAGAAAAACACTAAGAAAGGAGGGAAATAG
- the gpmA gene encoding 2,3-diphosphoglycerate-dependent phosphoglycerate mutase, which yields MPKLVFSRHGLSEWNKLNQFTGWADVDLAPEGVEEAKEGGRKIKEAGIEFDVAYTSVLTRAIKTCDLLLEYSDQLWVPTVKSWRLNERHYGKLQGLNKKETAEKYGDDQVHIWRRSYDVLPPLMEATDEGSAAQDRRYAMLDPRDIPGGENLKVTLERALPFWQDEIAPALKDGKTVLVAAHGNSLRALAKHIEGISDEDIMDLEIPTGQPLVYDLNDDLTVAKKYYL from the coding sequence ATGCCAAAATTAGTTTTTTCTCGTCACGGCTTAAGTGAATGGAACAAATTGAACCAATTTACAGGCTGGGCAGACGTTGACTTGGCTCCAGAAGGTGTCGAAGAAGCAAAAGAAGGCGGACGTAAAATCAAAGAAGCGGGAATTGAATTCGATGTTGCCTATACATCTGTTTTAACTCGTGCGATCAAAACATGTGACTTGCTCTTAGAATACTCTGATCAACTTTGGGTACCAACTGTAAAATCTTGGCGCTTAAATGAACGTCACTATGGCAAATTGCAAGGTTTGAACAAAAAAGAAACCGCTGAAAAATACGGGGACGATCAAGTTCATATCTGGCGCCGTTCATACGACGTATTGCCTCCATTGATGGAAGCAACTGATGAAGGTTCAGCAGCTCAAGACCGTCGCTATGCAATGTTAGACCCTCGCGACATTCCTGGTGGCGAAAACTTAAAAGTTACTTTAGAACGTGCGTTACCTTTCTGGCAAGATGAAATCGCTCCTGCATTGAAAGATGGCAAAACTGTTTTAGTAGCAGCACACGGAAATTCATTGCGTGCGTTAGCTAAACACATCGAAGGCATTTCTGATGAAGATATCATGGACTTAGAAATCCCAACAGGTCAACCACTTGTTTATGACTTGAACGATGACTTAACAGTTGCTAAAAAATACTATCTATAA
- the rpsS gene encoding 30S ribosomal protein S19: MGRSLKKGPFADDHLMKKVEAQQGVEKKKVIKTWSRRSTIFPNFVGFTIAVYDGRKHVPVYIQEDMVGHKLGEFAPSRTYRGHAADDKKTRR, from the coding sequence ATGGGTCGTAGTTTGAAAAAAGGACCTTTCGCTGATGATCATTTGATGAAGAAGGTCGAAGCGCAACAAGGTGTTGAAAAGAAGAAAGTTATCAAAACTTGGTCTCGTCGCTCAACAATTTTTCCTAATTTTGTAGGATTTACTATTGCTGTTTATGACGGACGCAAACATGTGCCAGTTTACATCCAAGAAGACATGGTAGGACATAAATTAGGTGAATTTGCACCATCAAGAACTTATCGTGGGCATGCCGCCGACGATAAGAAAACAAGACGTTAA
- a CDS encoding 50S ribosomal protein L23: protein MNLLDVIKRPVITEKSMLDMDEKKYTFEVDTRANKTLVKQAVEAAFDVKVKNVNIMNAKPKAKRMGKYQGFTKKRRKAVVTLTEDSKEIQLFDAAE, encoded by the coding sequence ATGAACTTACTAGACGTAATTAAACGCCCGGTGATCACTGAGAAATCTATGTTAGACATGGACGAAAAGAAATATACCTTCGAAGTTGACACTCGTGCGAATAAAACTTTAGTGAAACAAGCGGTTGAAGCTGCTTTCGACGTTAAAGTAAAAAATGTAAACATTATGAATGCTAAACCAAAAGCAAAACGTATGGGTAAATACCAAGGCTTCACAAAAAAACGTCGCAAAGCTGTTGTGACATTAACTGAAGATTCAAAAGAAATTCAACTTTTCGACGCTGCTGAATAA
- the rplD gene encoding 50S ribosomal protein L4: MPTVALFKQDGTQNGDITLNEEIFGIEPNESVVYDAIVMQRASLRQGTHAVKNRSAVRGGGRKPWRQKGTGRARQGSIRSPQWRGGGVVFGPTPRSYSYKLPKKVRRLAIKSVLSEKVAENNLVAVDALSFDAPKTKEFKQVLTSLSIDSKVLVVLETENEVAGLAARNLSNVTVTTSDNVTVLDVVANDKILATQTALTQIEEVLA, from the coding sequence ATGCCAACTGTAGCATTATTCAAACAAGATGGAACTCAAAACGGTGACATCACTTTAAATGAAGAAATCTTCGGAATTGAACCAAATGAAAGTGTTGTTTACGATGCAATCGTTATGCAACGCGCTTCATTGAGACAAGGAACACACGCTGTGAAAAATCGTAGCGCAGTTCGTGGCGGTGGTCGCAAACCATGGCGTCAAAAAGGAACTGGACGTGCTCGTCAAGGTTCTATCCGTTCACCACAATGGCGTGGAGGTGGCGTTGTCTTCGGACCTACACCACGTTCATACAGCTACAAACTTCCTAAAAAAGTTCGTCGCTTAGCAATCAAATCTGTTTTATCAGAAAAAGTTGCTGAAAATAACTTAGTTGCTGTTGATGCTTTAAGCTTTGACGCACCTAAAACAAAAGAATTCAAGCAAGTTTTAACTAGCTTGTCTATTGATTCTAAAGTATTGGTTGTTTTAGAAACAGAAAACGAAGTTGCAGGCTTAGCTGCTCGTAACTTATCAAATGTAACTGTTACTACTTCAGACAACGTTACTGTATTAGATGTAGTCGCTAATGACAAAATCTTAGCAACGCAAACTGCTCTTACTCAAATTGAGGAGGTGCTTGCATAA
- a CDS encoding type 1 glutamine amidotransferase domain-containing protein has product MMNVIVIPVPHYGFDPTEAAVPWDYLDKQGVEIVFATPDGQMASADERLLTGRGFGPLKKFLMADSNALTNYRRMIASESFKRPLRYADIDPSDFEGVLLPGGHDKGMKTYLESQVLQEKVSEFFLTEKTVGAICHGTVLAARSINSKTNKSVLYDYETTSLLKVQEMGAYYLTALWLKDYYRTYSITVEGEVKSVLKNVRQFQSGSLSMNRDSLENEGPAFVVEDRNYVSARWPGDAHTFAKKFYQRLKQNY; this is encoded by the coding sequence ATGATGAATGTGATTGTTATTCCTGTACCCCACTATGGCTTCGATCCGACAGAAGCTGCTGTTCCATGGGACTATCTAGACAAGCAGGGAGTAGAAATCGTTTTTGCGACGCCAGATGGTCAAATGGCGTCTGCCGATGAACGATTGCTTACTGGAAGAGGATTTGGACCATTAAAAAAATTCCTCATGGCAGATTCGAATGCTTTGACTAATTATCGTAGGATGATTGCAAGCGAATCCTTCAAGCGGCCGCTTCGTTACGCTGATATTGATCCAAGCGACTTTGAAGGAGTTCTGCTGCCAGGAGGGCATGATAAGGGTATGAAGACATACTTGGAATCTCAAGTGTTGCAAGAGAAAGTCTCTGAATTCTTTTTAACCGAAAAAACAGTTGGTGCTATCTGTCATGGGACTGTTTTAGCTGCTAGATCGATCAATTCGAAAACAAATAAATCCGTCCTTTATGATTATGAAACAACGTCGTTGCTTAAAGTTCAGGAAATGGGTGCGTATTATTTAACAGCATTATGGTTGAAGGATTACTATCGAACCTATTCGATCACTGTAGAGGGTGAAGTAAAATCAGTCCTGAAAAACGTACGTCAATTTCAATCGGGAAGTTTGTCAATGAATCGTGATTCCTTGGAGAATGAGGGACCAGCCTTTGTGGTTGAAGACCGCAATTATGTGTCCGCACGATGGCCAGGTGACGCCCATACTTTTGCAAAGAAGTTTTATCAACGTTTGAAACAAAATTATTGA
- the rplV gene encoding 50S ribosomal protein L22 — protein MAEQITSAKATAKTVRTSPRKARLVIDLIRGKSVAEAISILKFTPNKSAGIIEKVMMSAVANAENNFDLDVENLVVSEAFVNEGPTMKRFRPRAKGSASPINKRTSHITVVVSEK, from the coding sequence ATGGCAGAACAAATTACATCAGCTAAGGCAACTGCAAAAACAGTTCGCACTTCTCCTCGTAAAGCACGTTTAGTTATCGATCTTATTAGAGGAAAAAGCGTAGCAGAAGCAATTTCAATCTTGAAATTCACACCAAACAAATCTGCTGGAATCATCGAAAAAGTGATGATGTCCGCAGTTGCTAACGCAGAGAACAACTTTGACTTAGATGTTGAGAACTTGGTAGTTTCTGAAGCATTTGTTAACGAAGGACCAACAATGAAACGTTTCCGTCCACGTGCAAAAGGTTCAGCTTCACCAATCAACAAACGTACAAGTCACATCACCGTTGTGGTATCAGAAAAATAA
- the rpsJ gene encoding 30S ribosomal protein S10, giving the protein MAKQKIRIRLKAYEHGILDQSADKIVETAKRTGASVSGPIPLPTERSLYTVIRATHKYKDSREQFEMRTHKRLIDIVNPTPKTVDALMKLDLPSGVNIEIKL; this is encoded by the coding sequence ATGGCAAAACAAAAAATTCGTATCCGTTTAAAAGCGTATGAACATGGTATTTTAGATCAATCAGCGGATAAAATCGTTGAAACTGCAAAAAGAACTGGAGCTAGCGTGTCTGGTCCAATTCCATTACCAACTGAACGCAGTCTTTACACTGTTATCCGTGCGACTCATAAATACAAAGATTCACGCGAACAATTCGAAATGCGTACTCACAAACGTCTAATTGACATTGTGAACCCAACACCGAAGACAGTTGATGCTTTAATGAAGCTTGACTTACCATCAGGTGTGAATATTGAAATCAAACTATAA